A section of the Pseudomonas lini genome encodes:
- the fliL gene encoding flagellar basal body-associated protein FliL encodes MAKSDAAPVKDPATKGKIKLIIVIVVALMLAIGLSVGATWFFMHSAQSKPAPAAETAVVGKQPAIFEPMAPAFVANYTQNGRQRYMQVSITMLGRNQADLEALKVHMPVIRNNLVMLFSGQDFATLATPVGQEMLRQKATASVQEVAQKELGKVVIEQLLFTNFVLQ; translated from the coding sequence ATGGCTAAGAGCGACGCAGCACCAGTGAAAGACCCCGCAACCAAAGGCAAAATCAAGCTGATCATTGTGATCGTCGTGGCCCTGATGCTGGCGATCGGCTTGTCCGTGGGGGCGACCTGGTTCTTCATGCACAGCGCCCAGAGCAAGCCTGCCCCCGCCGCTGAAACCGCTGTGGTCGGCAAGCAGCCGGCGATCTTCGAACCCATGGCTCCGGCCTTCGTGGCCAACTACACCCAGAACGGCCGCCAACGCTACATGCAGGTGAGCATCACCATGCTGGGCCGCAATCAGGCCGATCTGGAAGCGCTCAAAGTCCACATGCCGGTGATCCGCAATAACCTGGTCATGCTGTTTTCCGGTCAGGATTTCGCCACGCTGGCGACCCCGGTTGGCCAGGAGATGTTGCGTCAGAAGGCCACGGCCAGCGTCCAGGAAGTGGCGCAGAAAGAGCTTGGCAAAGTGGTGATCGAACAGTTGCTTTTCACTAATTTCGTACTGCAGTAG
- a CDS encoding flagellar hook-length control protein FliK, translating to MPVTPNILLQAAATAKTQAATANAPALAAEPGDKASSFAQVYANQAQNKPSAVADGSAKPARDKVSDSVGKKDVSNDKSAAPEPTVADSGNSLPADKPAQADDSTASDDAPDTAETSTPVVDTAPVDPALDPALMQVVQPVLPAPVSETPPVVATVQSAVEAPVAAAVAATATQTVAAIDPDFDPEADPLDALPAVRMAMEQGGHVSATSQAQQKAAPAPAQVDGEPTSAQNFATGMASMLDVQADQDSTSQGGEKAFSGLIDDGLKDLKSASSDTRVDDFANRLAALTQAATPKTANALPVNQPIAMHQSGWTEEVVNRVMYLSSANLKAADIQLQPAELGRLDIRVNMVPDQQTQVTFMSAHPSVREALDGQMHRLRDMFAQQGMGQVDVNVSDQSRGWQGQGQGQEQAQQGQGGRTNAGGGRLDSVDEELPATVAEVAANTTSVIGTSAVDYYA from the coding sequence ATGCCCGTTACTCCCAATATTCTGCTTCAGGCCGCCGCTACGGCCAAGACTCAAGCCGCGACCGCCAATGCGCCGGCGCTGGCGGCTGAGCCCGGGGACAAGGCGTCCAGCTTCGCTCAGGTCTATGCTAATCAAGCCCAGAACAAGCCCTCGGCCGTGGCGGATGGATCGGCTAAACCCGCACGCGACAAAGTCTCGGACAGCGTCGGCAAGAAAGACGTGAGCAACGACAAGTCTGCCGCCCCGGAACCGACAGTTGCCGATAGCGGCAATTCCTTGCCCGCCGATAAGCCGGCGCAGGCTGACGACAGTACGGCCAGCGATGACGCGCCGGATACGGCCGAGACATCGACGCCGGTAGTCGATACCGCGCCTGTCGATCCAGCCCTCGATCCGGCGTTGATGCAAGTGGTGCAGCCGGTGCTGCCAGCCCCCGTGTCGGAAACTCCACCGGTTGTTGCCACTGTGCAGTCAGCCGTTGAAGCACCCGTCGCAGCTGCTGTTGCCGCGACAGCGACGCAGACCGTTGCGGCCATCGATCCAGATTTCGATCCCGAAGCCGATCCTCTCGATGCGCTGCCAGCCGTGCGCATGGCCATGGAGCAGGGTGGGCACGTTTCGGCCACCAGCCAGGCCCAGCAAAAAGCGGCGCCGGCCCCGGCTCAAGTCGACGGTGAGCCGACTTCGGCACAAAACTTTGCCACGGGCATGGCGAGCATGCTTGATGTGCAGGCCGATCAGGACAGCACCAGCCAGGGCGGCGAGAAGGCTTTCAGTGGCCTGATCGATGACGGCCTCAAGGATCTCAAGTCCGCCAGCAGCGATACCCGTGTCGATGATTTCGCCAACCGTCTGGCGGCACTGACCCAGGCGGCAACGCCGAAGACAGCCAATGCATTGCCGGTGAACCAGCCAATCGCCATGCATCAGAGCGGTTGGACCGAAGAGGTGGTCAATCGGGTCATGTACCTGTCCAGCGCCAATCTCAAGGCGGCCGACATCCAGTTGCAACCGGCCGAGCTGGGGCGCCTGGATATTCGGGTGAACATGGTTCCGGATCAGCAGACCCAGGTGACTTTCATGAGCGCCCACCCAAGCGTTCGCGAAGCGCTCGACGGGCAAATGCATCGCCTGCGTGACATGTTCGCGCAGCAAGGCATGGGTCAGGTCGACGTCAACGTTTCCGATCAGTCTCGTGGCTGGCAGGGTCAGGGTCAGGGTCAGGAGCAGGCTCAACAGGGGCAGGGTGGACGTACCAACGCTGGTGGCGGTCGTCTCGATTCTGTCGATGAAGAACTGCCTGCGACTGTTGCTGAAGTAGCTGCCAACACCACCAGCGTGATTGGCACCAGCGCCGTCGACTACTACGCCTGA
- a CDS encoding Hpt domain-containing protein — translation MADTHLDRDVLSALQEVMEDGYPELLDTFLADSEERLSVLRKVDDADQLGAAAHSFKGSSSNMGATRLAELCHELEQRAKQKSLEGIAALVGEIDGEFAIVRPLYEAERQRSLAE, via the coding sequence GTGGCTGACACACATCTGGACCGTGACGTGCTGAGCGCGTTGCAGGAAGTTATGGAAGACGGGTATCCAGAATTGCTTGATACCTTTCTCGCCGATTCCGAGGAGCGTTTGAGTGTGCTACGTAAAGTTGACGATGCCGATCAGCTGGGCGCCGCTGCGCACAGCTTCAAAGGCAGCAGCAGCAATATGGGCGCTACCCGGCTGGCCGAGCTGTGCCATGAGCTGGAGCAGCGAGCCAAGCAAAAAAGCCTCGAAGGTATTGCAGCGCTGGTCGGAGAAATTGACGGTGAATTCGCCATTGTCCGACCTCTCTACGAAGCGGAGCGCCAGCGCTCCCTTGCTGAATAA
- a CDS encoding SpoIIE family protein phosphatase: MQPLEPLTILIAEDSAADRLLLSTIVRRQGHEVLTAANGAEAVEAFRSQRPHLVLMDAMMPVMDGFEAAQQIKALAGETLVPIIFLTSLTESEALARCLEAGGDDFLAKPYNQVILAAKIKAMDRLRRLQATVLEQRDLIARHHDYLLNEQRVAKAVFDKVAHSGCLNAPNIRYLQSPYALFNGDLLLAAFTPAGDMHVLLGDFTGHGLPAAVGAMPLAEVFYGMTAKGYGLSETLREMNAKLKRILPVDMFCCATLLCLSFQRGSVEVWNGGMPDGYLHSTASGERIALTARHLPLGVLSPQTFDDRTEVFPMGVGDRVFLLSDGVIDTCDANEQLFGVERLEQVFAANRQPDALFEEIEQALRDFRGEARDDVSMVEVSLLEAAQLSPPAPVYSDSGQSSPLDWSVSFEFRAATLKRFNPLPYLLQLLLEVHGLRTQSGALYSVLAELYSNALEHGVLGLDSSLKRDASGFARYYQQRNARLDELQDGYVRVHLQVAPKGEGGCLMVRVEDSGKGFDVARVMERPVDDVRLSGRGVSLIRQLSHHARWTDNGRSAHVEFFWEALA, encoded by the coding sequence ATGCAGCCGCTCGAGCCGCTGACGATTCTGATCGCTGAAGACAGCGCGGCCGATCGCCTGCTGCTGTCGACTATCGTCCGTCGTCAGGGGCATGAGGTGCTAACGGCTGCCAACGGCGCCGAGGCGGTCGAAGCGTTCCGTTCGCAGCGACCGCACCTGGTGCTGATGGACGCCATGATGCCGGTGATGGACGGTTTCGAGGCCGCGCAGCAGATCAAGGCGCTGGCTGGCGAAACCCTGGTGCCGATCATCTTTTTGACGTCGCTGACCGAAAGTGAAGCCCTGGCCCGTTGTCTGGAGGCCGGGGGCGACGATTTTCTGGCAAAGCCTTACAACCAAGTGATCCTCGCCGCCAAGATCAAGGCGATGGACCGCTTGCGACGTTTGCAAGCCACGGTGCTGGAGCAACGCGATTTGATCGCCAGGCACCACGATTACCTGCTCAACGAACAACGGGTGGCCAAAGCGGTGTTCGACAAGGTCGCCCATTCCGGTTGCCTGAATGCACCGAACATCCGTTACCTGCAATCGCCCTATGCGCTGTTCAACGGCGATCTGTTGCTGGCCGCGTTCACCCCGGCTGGTGACATGCACGTGTTGCTCGGTGATTTCACCGGTCATGGTTTGCCGGCCGCTGTCGGCGCCATGCCCCTGGCTGAAGTCTTCTACGGCATGACCGCAAAGGGCTACGGCTTGTCCGAAACCCTGCGCGAGATGAACGCCAAGCTCAAACGTATTCTGCCGGTGGACATGTTCTGCTGTGCGACCCTGCTGTGCCTGAGTTTTCAACGGGGATCGGTGGAGGTCTGGAACGGCGGGATGCCGGACGGTTACTTGCACAGCACCGCCAGCGGCGAACGTATCGCTCTGACGGCGCGGCACTTGCCGCTGGGCGTGCTGAGCCCGCAAACCTTCGATGACCGCACCGAGGTGTTCCCGATGGGCGTCGGGGATCGGGTCTTTCTGTTGTCCGACGGGGTGATCGATACCTGCGATGCCAATGAACAATTGTTTGGCGTAGAGCGATTGGAGCAGGTGTTTGCAGCCAATCGTCAGCCTGATGCGCTGTTCGAAGAAATCGAACAGGCCCTGCGGGATTTTCGCGGCGAGGCCCGCGATGACGTGAGCATGGTCGAGGTCAGTCTGCTGGAGGCTGCGCAACTGAGTCCGCCAGCGCCGGTGTACTCCGACAGCGGCCAGTCCAGTCCGCTGGACTGGTCGGTGAGTTTCGAATTCCGCGCCGCCACTCTCAAACGCTTCAATCCGCTGCCGTACTTGTTGCAATTGCTGCTTGAGGTGCATGGCCTGCGGACTCAGAGTGGCGCACTCTACAGTGTGCTGGCAGAGCTTTATTCCAATGCCCTGGAACATGGCGTGCTGGGCCTGGATTCGAGTCTGAAACGAGATGCTTCAGGTTTTGCGCGTTATTATCAGCAGCGCAATGCGCGTCTGGACGAATTGCAGGACGGCTACGTACGGGTGCATTTGCAGGTGGCACCAAAAGGCGAGGGCGGTTGCCTGATGGTCCGGGTCGAAGACAGTGGCAAGGGTTTCGATGTGGCGCGGGTGATGGAGCGTCCTGTCGATGATGTCCGTCTGTCGGGACGTGGCGTCAGTTTGATCCGCCAGTTGAGCCATCATGCGCGCTGGACCGATAATGGTCGCAGTGCTCACGTGGAGTTCTTCTGGGAGGCTCTGGCCTGA